One genomic segment of Gossypium arboreum isolate Shixiya-1 chromosome 3, ASM2569848v2, whole genome shotgun sequence includes these proteins:
- the LOC108475576 gene encoding GEM-like protein 4: protein MKNQLLEQVIGVPIKATTYGVERRTSRQYLPDAAGQYHISSQGSTKSKGNFVLKRMNLLGKKADTFAHGVREHVRLGPKISETVKGKLSLGARILQVGGLEKIFKQLFSFSEGEKLLKASQCYLSTSAGPIAGLLFISSEKVAFCSERSIKVPCANGEYLRVHYKVVVPVEKIKGVSQSENMKKPSQKYMEIVTVDGFDIWFMGFLNYHKAFKCLRQTISQGLDDVDTF, encoded by the exons atgaagaatcaGCTACTTGAACAAGTTATTGGAGTtccaatcaaagcaacaacatatGGAGTTGAGAGAAGAACATCAAGGCAATACTTACCTGATGCTGCTGGCCAATACCACATTTCATCACAAGGGTCTACAAAAA GCAAAGGAAACTTTGTACTTAAAAGGATGAACTTACTAGGGAAGAAAGCTGATACATTCGCCCATGGCGTCCGAGAGCATG TTAGATTGGGGCCAAAGATTAGTGAAACAGTGAAGGGAAAGTTGAGTTTAGGGGCAAGGATTCTTCAAGTAGGAGGGTTGGAGAAGATTTTCAAGCAATTGTTTAGTTTCAGCGAAGGAGAGAAGCTGTTAAAGGCTTCCCAATGTTATTTATCAACATCAGCAGGCCCTATTGCAGGCCTACTTTTCATTTCGTCTGAGAAGGTTGCCTTTTGCAGTGAGAGATCAATCAAAGTCCCTTGTGCAAATGGGGAATATCTGAGAGTCCATTACAAGGTTGTGGTTCCAGTTGAGAAAATAAAGGGAGTGAGCCAGAGTGAAAACATGAAGAAACCATCGCAGAAGTACATGGAAATTGTGACAGTGGATGGTTTCGATATCTGGTTCATGGGGTTCTTGAATTATCATAAAGCTTTCAAATGTCTACGGCAGACAATCTCACAGGGACTGGATGATGTAGACACTTTCTAG